Part of the Candidozyma auris chromosome 4, complete sequence genome, TGAGCCCCTCCATTACCACGGACTTCTCGTTTTCGGTGAGGCCATTCGCTTCAGCATAAGCACTTAAATACGACTCACCGTCATTTTCGAGCATACATTTGACCATGCCCTCAAACAGTATAATCTCAATCCCCTTAATATCTCTAAGCAGAATCTCGCCTTGCTGAGAGCTCATCTGATGCCCAGTTGTGAAGGTGTTTAACATTCGCGAAATCTACCCCAGATATCAAATTCCTTTCAACCATCGAAAGTAAGGATGAGGCTACTTAACTTCTCTCGGAAGCTTCTGAAGTCGGCAATTGCTATTTCCGAGGAAGTGCTACAGACTCTTgccgagaagaagaaaccagTGGTCTCTCTCGAGTCCACCATCATCACCCATGGGTTTCCGTTTCCCGCTAACATCGAGATGGCTAAAAAAGTGGAACAAGCCGTGAGAGACTCGGGCGCAATTCCTGCTACGTGTGCCTTCTTGAAGGGCAAACCAGTGGTAGGACTCACTGAGAGCCAATTGGAACAAATGGCGGCGCTGAAAGCTGTTAACAAGGtctcaagaagagacaTTGGTGTTACGATGGCTCAAGGTCTTGATGGAGGCACAACGATTGCAGGAACAATGATCTTGTCGCATTTGGCTGGAATCAAGGTTTTTGCTACTGGTGGGCTCGGCGGTGTTCACAAGGATGGACACATTACTATGGATGTTAGTGCTGACTTGACAGAACTCGCCAGAACCCCAGTGAGCGTGGTGTGCTCCGGGCCCAAGCTGATTCTTGACATTGCACGTACAATGGAGTACTTGGAAACTCAGGGAGTGTTTGTAGCTACCCTCAATGACGATGAAAGACAAAGAGTCGAAGTTCCTGGTTTCTTTTGCAGAGAGCTGGGGGTCTTATCGCCTTACCAATTTGCCTCATGGAGAGAGGCTGCCTCGATAGTGCATAACCAGAACAATGTCATGGGTCTTACGTCGTCGAACTTATTTTGTGTGCCACCTCCTAAAGATGTGGCACTCTCTAGtgatttgatgaagagaatcaTCGATGATGCTACCGCTCAAGCTGAAGCTGAAAATATCCTGGGCAAGCATTTAACGCCCTTTTTGCTTAGCAAGGTCGCCGAAGGTTCTCAAGGTAAATCAGTAGAGTGCAACAAGAATTTTGTGATCAATAACGCTATTGCAGCTAGTCACTTGGCGAAAgaactccttgagctcgAGAAGGAGGGTCCCAGAGTAAGTACGTTATAAGAATCCTTGCATCTTCATACTAATAAGCAGGTGAGTTTTATCCCGTCAACCAATATACGACAGGAAGTATCCAAGGGCACGGAAGTGGCCAAAGACAATGTGTCAAAAAGCTACGATTCTAATTCCTTGGATCGGGCTGCTACCTCTACAGCCAATGTGCCTCAAGGGGCAAACACCCTCATAATTGGCCTGATTGCTTTGGACACGATCAGCACTCTTCATAAGAAACCCATCATGGGAGACTCTAATCCTGGGACTCTGCGCTCATCGGTTGGAGGAGTTGGCTTCAACGTTTCATTGGCTCACAAATACGCAATACTGGGCTCTAAAAAATCCTACAGATTTATCTCTGCAGTTGGAAGCGATCTTGCAGGTCAATCACTTCTCGCCGAGGTTGAGAAAGTTTTTGGTGATGCTAGTGGTATTAAGGTTCTCGATTCTCTGGAGAGCGCTCAATACACCGCAATGCTTGACCCGGAAggagagcttcttttggcCTGTGCTGACATGAGTATTTTTGAACGTCCAGAGGGAAtggaatttttcaaacaaCAAATTATACGGGCTCAACCAGAAACGTTGGTAATCGATTGCAACCTCTCACCCGAAGTGTTGAATCTGATTTTGGAGACAGCGAAGAAGGATCTAAAACAGCCGCCGAAGCTTATTATCGAGCCTACCTCAGCAGTGAAGCTGAGCAGAATAGCAAAGGTTAACACAAAAAACTTGGGTGTCTTTCCCAATAACACCATCACTATGATCACCCCCACGGTCGGTGAGCTTGAAAGTATACACTCAAGCTTCAGTCAAAGAGAGTTGCTCGACGACTACGATGAATGGTTTCCTGCGTTAGACCTGCTTGGTATCAACTCTCAATTCAGAGAGAAGATGGCGGCACGAGCGAACAAGAATAAAAACCTCAAGTACCTCCTTGAACAAGGCGTCATCCAGCAATGTCTCCATTTATTACCGTATGTGCCCAATATTGCAGTCAAGCTTGGCAAAAGAGGAGTTGTCCTAGTCAAGTTGAGTACCGATGTAGAGAGGTACAAGTCAATTCCTACCTCATCCCCATTTGCACCAGCCTTTATCATCACTTCCGAAGGCCAGCAATTTGAAGACAGAAGAGCAGGAGCAGTAATAGAGTACTTTCCGATCCCAACACAGAACGAAAATATTCAGGTAGTGAATGTGACCGGTGCCGGCGACACTTTCATTGGGGTTCTCTCTTCATACGCATCAAGGAATGATTGGCTCGACTCTGAGATCAAAAGCATCGAGCAGGAATGGCATATGTGGGAGAGTTTTTACAACGCCCAGGTAGCCAGCGGCCTTAGCATCCAATCCCACAAGGCTATCAGCCCAGAAATACAAAAGCAAATCTCTGGCTTATCATGAGTACCAGGAAATGTATATTCAAAGCAACCGCCATAGCATCGTAGCCTGGCTGTATAATTTATATTTAAGGAATACGCATACATTGGGGTTAAGTCACGTCCTCATGGCAGACTGTCTATCCACTTCTTTAATGGTGGCCGATGTAatcttttgttcttctaCTCCATAGATGTAAATATGTGCAATGAGAGAGGCATTGTCTAAGGCTCATGAAAGCAGAAGAGCCACAAGTTCGCAGTTTAActcgtcatcgtcaacGTCCGCCTCGAAATCTGTAAAGCCGTCCATGTCGGAGTCTTGCTCGTTGTTTGATTGGATCACTTCGAAATTTGCCTCAATTAGGTCAAGGTCTTGTTCATGCTCCATGTCAGTTGAAATCGACTCACATTCGATATCGTCGATGTCGGAGCAATCAGAAACTTCAAGAGGGGTaagattttcttgatcCCGATTGTACTGCTCATTGTTAAATACAGCTGGAGTGGACGATATTTGCGAAACATTAATTGTAACTGACACCGGACTCTGGATATTACAAAAATACTCCTCGTCAATATCCATGGGCTCGCTATCATAAAGTGATGGCGAGAGAGATACTAGTGTCTCCTGATGATGCTGCTGAAATCTCTCTTGCTTGTATTGTTCGAGCTGaagttgttgctgttgttgtagTTGAAGATATTCTTGATACTGGCACCTCCGTAGTTCTTGGAtctgttgttgatgctgatgaTCTAGctgaagttgttgttgctgggAAAATGAATAGTCTCGTGGCTCACTGAAGTAATTGTTGGAGAGGGAATCACTGCTTGTATTGGAAAGATCTCTCCTAAGCTGGTCCATGAGACCTTCACATCGTaatctcctcaatttcaacCTACTCAAACGCAAATAGTACGGCTTGTTGGCCCACAAAGGTAGGTAATCATTTTCATGATGGAACTTAGTGAACGTCTTGGGAACGTACTGTTTGGCTTTTTGCCAGCGCCTGTTTGTACTCCTCTTGTGAGGTCTGATCGGGGATTCACAGGATATGACGAAATGTCTATGTCTGGAGAGAGAAGTCAGGATGGGAGTAATCTGTTGCATTGCTAAGGTGGTTACCAATACACCTGAAGCTACGAAAGTGCCCTTTTTATACCATTTAACAGCTTGGAGCTCCGAAATCGGAAACTTTAATAGATTGTTGCAACAAAGGTCACACCCAATAGATGAGGGTATCCGAAAAAGTAGGTCGTAGAGATTTCACCTAGCACTTGCCGAATTAAAAGTTTGGATGCGACTAGAGCAAGAGAGATTTCATTTGATGCCTTTATTATTTTATTCAATAGCCTCTCCTGGGAGTAGTCCATTCGTCTGGGAAGGTGGTATTACAACAGGCACGAAGGATGCAAGAATGGGAACGTAAGGGAATCAATAGTAAAATGATTGAAGGTGTTTTCTCAGGCATTTCCCATGATTTTTAAGTAAATCAACTCTATTTAATACACGTTGTGTGAGTCCGCAGTAGAGGACTCCAGTGCCAGTAGAGAACACAAAgcgttgatgatgaatgACGAAAAGCGAGGTGAACATTAAATTTGGAATGAATGaaaatctcttcaattAGCCCTTGAACTAAATGAGATTTGAGGATGTAACTAGATTCTTCGTGTTTCGGATGGATATCCACTGCCGAAATACCACCCACACAGGTGGTGAGGAGTGGATTTCAAGGAAGCCGATCGCTTTATACCATTATTTCTATCACAATTATAGAGATTTTAAGATTGTATCTCGATGGACGTCGTTAATGTGATTGAAAGTTTCCTTTCGAACGGTAGAATCACAGACAAGACACTACAGtattgaagagaaaaagatatGGAAAATGAATACCTTGAAGAGATATTGAAAAAGTAGAAACGCTAGACTTCACCAAAGCTTCAAGTATCCAATTTCAGTAAATTCAGCACCTCAATCTCCATACTCTCTtcatctctctctctctctcccACCATACACTCACCTCTGCGCGAATCATCACCCCACAATAATCGTACCCTTCCTCCCACTCGCTTCAATttcataaaaaaaattccGTATGTTCAGAATCCTCAGAATAGCTCGACCATTTGCCTCAGGTCGGCGTTTCCCAATCAGAGCATTCACCTTCGCTTCCGCTTTCTCGGTGGCCACGCTCACTATTAGGAATGgcatcatcaccaacgatGCTAGTAAGAATGGGATCGAGGGCGTTTCTCTCGACAACAACATTGATCCGTTCCCTACCCAGCTTTCAAAACAGAATTGCTCGGTGATTGATAAAGTGAGCAACTTGGTGGCCTCGGGGATGCGCTCGGTGACGTTTATCAGCTTCAAAGTGTACGCTGTGGGGCTCTACGTTCCTACAAGAGATGAACCTCAAATCGCCAGTACCGTAGCACAGTATATGAGATCGCATCCAGAGAAGTCAGCAGAGGAGCTTTTAAACGATAAAGAACTTTCACAGGACTTGTTGGCCAACATGTCACAGAGACTCGACTACACCATTAGAATCACTCCAGTGAGAAATACAGACTTTGGACATTTGAGAGATGGTTTCGTGAAGACAATCTTGGCTTGCCCTTTGACAAAGCAAAtgagagaagaagtgggTGCTGGCATTGAGCAGTTGCGTGGAGCTTTCCAAGGCCACAAGGGCTCGGTGCCTAAGAATCACTCGCTATACCTCGTGAGTGAGAATGGACAGATCACAATGCATTATGTGGGTAAGCGAGGAGAGGTCAAGACCTTGGGCAAGATCACGGAGCCTAGTATTTCGAAAGTGCTTTTCGTGCTGTACTTCAGCAGCGTCAAACCCATCAGTGAGCCTCTCAGGAAGGACTTTGTTGACTATGTGAAGGCAAAGTTGCAGTAGATTCTACTACAGTATTAAATTATGACGTGAAAGCAGATTAGGATATGTATTGGAAAAGATGAGCGTTTCTGGGTAGTTAAAAAGCGAGTGGTGGTTTCTTACATAATGATAGCCTCGTGCTCCACGTTGTTGGAGATAGACTTGTGGGGCAACACCTTGGCACCGTTCACGTAGATCTCGTTCTTCACCTCGACATCGTCACCCAAAACAGTGACACCCTCAGTTCTAGCCCACTTACCGATTCTGGAGTTCCAGCCCACAATGGTGGACTTGACCCATGCGTGGTCCTTCACCTCGGAGTTGGCCAAAAGCACCGATCTCTGGATTCTGGCACCCTCACCAATGACCACGTTAGGACCAATGACAACGTTAGGACCCACCAAAGCAGTAGGGTGGATCTTGGCAGTAGGGTCGACGAGCACATTGCCCTGGTGGACCCACTTTTCGTTGCACAACTTCTCTGGAGATCTCTTGGACAAAGAGGTCAAGTAGAGACAAGTACCAGACAAAAAGTCCTTTGGCTGACCAACGTCCATCCAGTAGCCCTCCAAGTCGAAAGAGTAcaactgcttcttctcgacCAACTGTGGGAAGGTTTCCTTTTCAATGGAAGTGGGCTTCATCTCAATCAAGTCAATCACCTCCGGGTTCAAAATGTACAAACCAGCGTTGATTCTGTTACCCACAAACTCCACGGGCTTCTCGACGAAACGGTCAATCAAGTTAGGAGTGTTTCTGTCGTGGACAATGACACCGTACTTCGAAGGTTCGTCCACCTTGGTAGCGACAATGGTACCGGCAGCGCCGTGAGCCTTGTGGAACTCAGCCAATTCCTTGAATGGGTACTCGCAGATGACGTCGGAGTTCAAAACGAAAAATGGCGAGTCGTCCTTCTTGAGGACTTTTTCAGCGAGTTTCAAAGGACCAGCGGTGCCCAAAGGCTCCTCCTCAACAGAGAAGGTGATGCTGACGCCGTATTCTGCCTcgtacttcttcaatgttGACACCATCACCTCGGGTCTGTAGTTGACGGCCAACACAATGTCAGTAACACCGGCGGCAGCCAAGGCCTCGATCTGGTGCAAGATCATGGGTCTGTTGCCAAACTCCACCAAAGGCTTGGGCAAGGTCAAGGTCAAGGGTCTCAAACGGGTTCCGTAACCGCCAACAAGAATAAGGCCTTTCATAGTTATTGGATGTAGATGATTAAGGGATGTGCTATTAGGAGGAACTAGAAGAACTAGAGTAGAGAAAGGTGCCAAAACTGGCCACGGTGGGTATATATATGGCGAAGCGCGaccaggaaaaaaaagatgcaGAGAGCGAACAAAAATAGCGACCGCGCCAGCCAAGCAGAGGCAGCTACACAGACCAAGAGATGTTTGGACGAAAATCTTTTTGACTGAGTTGTCACTGCAAACAAGTATATTCAAGAGTCATGACTCCTCGTTTTCGGCTGTTTATTTTTTCTGGCTTCTCCCATTCACTTTTCAAGCAGCATGCCCAACTGGGCAACGCACGTTGCAGCCAAACACGCTACCACTGCGACCACTGCGACCACTGCAATCCGTCTCCTGTGCACAGGGCAGGCCATTGGTCTGAAGCCATCGAGTGGGAGGAcgaaaagagagaaaaggTGATGTTGCCCGAGATGGAACGACATTGCGGGCTCAAGTGATGGCACTCAAAATTTAATGAAATTTCGAAAATTTCTAAAGAGTATCGTGCACTGTCCAATAACGTTTGCTGCTGGGAAGCTCATCTCTGGCAAAGTCTCCTCGAGGTGTCTGCCGCTTCTGCCTGCCTCGCTGCGGTACCTTACACAAAACACCCAGGGCAGATCGATCGATTTAGACAGGGCAGATTTATGGGGAACTACTCAGCGGGTTTTTAAGGATGGGCCCTATTGGGGAGGACACTTTTGTTTTGttcatttttcttcgtGACAATCTGTTCACTTGTCTCGGTGTTTCGGACTCGGTCAATATTTCCAGTTCTGGtcgtttttcgcagccacacCTAATTCAGGTGGTGAGAATCATTCCATTACAGTTTTCTTCAGTAGGAAGAAATGAGTGAAAGAAGTGATTTCTCTATGGACAATCTCAAAGAAGTCAATTTagttttgtttgtttttACGACGTGATATgtcgctttttttttcattgtAAGGGGCTCACAGGCGGCTTACTGCAAGCTGGCGAGGGACAAACGGCAACGGCCATCAACATTCACTCTCTTTAACTGTCTTCTTATTAcctttatttttattttctcttttctaCACCATGATATTTTCctttttactttttttttcttctaatcaagctcttctcaATTTTCAACTATCTCTTTTCTGGATACTGGGAGACAGTGGTCCGGCTGGCGGCTGGTTAGCGCCGTGCGCCGAGTCAGGAACCAGCGCCCAAGATACTTCCCTGCATTGGCTCATTTATTTACATCCCAAAATGATAGACTACTGAAGCAGAATACGTGGATTTTTCTCTGAGTGCAAATTTCTCT contains:
- a CDS encoding pseudouridine-5'-phosphate glycosidase family protein translates to MRLLNFSRKLSKSAIAISEEVLQTLAEKKKPVVSLESTIITHGFPFPANIEMAKKVEQAVRDSGAIPATCAFLKGKPVVGLTESQLEQMAASKAVNKVSRRDIGVTMAQGLDGGTTIAGTMILSHLAGIKVFATGGLGGVHKDGHITMDVSADLTELARTPVSVVCSGPKSILDIARTMEYLETQGVFVATLNDDERQRVEVPGFFCRESGVLSPYQFASWREAASIVHNQNNVMGLTSSNLFCVPPPKDVALSSDLMKRIIDDATAQAEAENISGKHLTPFLLSKVAEGSQGKSVECNKNFVINNAIAASHLAKELLELEKEGPRVSFIPSTNIRQEVSKGTEVAKDNVSKSYDSNSLDRAATSTANVPQGANTLIIGSIALDTISTLHKKPIMGDSNPGTSRSSVGGVGFNVSLAHKYAISGSKKSYRFISAVGSDLAGQSLLAEVEKVFGDASGIKVLDSSESAQYTAMLDPEGELLLACADMSIFERPEGMEFFKQQIIRAQPETLVIDCNLSPEVLNSILETAKKDLKQPPKLIIEPTSAVKSSRIAKVNTKNLGVFPNNTITMITPTVGELESIHSSFSQRELLDDYDEWFPALDSLGINSQFREKMAARANKNKNLKYLLEQGVIQQCLHLLPYVPNIAVKLGKRGVVLVKLSTDVERYKSIPTSSPFAPAFIITSEGQQFEDRRAGAVIEYFPIPTQNENIQVVNVTGAGDTFIGVLSSYASRNDWLDSEIKSIEQEWHMWESFYNAQVASGLSIQSHKAISPEIQKQISGLS
- the SRB1 gene encoding mannose-1-phosphate guanylyltransferase codes for the protein MKGLILVGGYGTRLRPLTLTLPKPLVEFGNRPMILHQIEALAAAGVTDIVLAVNYRPEVMVSTLKKYEAEYGVSITFSVEEEPLGTAGPLKLAEKVLKKDDSPFFVLNSDVICEYPFKELAEFHKAHGAAGTIVATKVDEPSKYGVIVHDRNTPNLIDRFVEKPVEFVGNRINAGLYILNPEVIDLIEMKPTSIEKETFPQLVEKKQLYSFDLEGYWMDVGQPKDFLSGTCLYLTSLSKRSPEKLCNEKWVHQGNVLVDPTAKIHPTALVGPNVVIGPNVVIGEGARIQRSVLLANSEVKDHAWVKSTIVGWNSRIGKWARTEGVTVLGDDVEVKNEIYVNGAKVLPHKSISNNVEHEAIIM